The following proteins are co-located in the Nilaparvata lugens isolate BPH chromosome 14, ASM1435652v1, whole genome shotgun sequence genome:
- the LOC111053020 gene encoding zinc finger protein 436-like isoform X2, giving the protein MDLGGEECGSHSGSSPIQMQPDYLDGQGQDISRSMPHSQHQGPDMDNCDWPIHEPDQHQDTIEDKHHIQLNVDNQSVYLAHNYTKHPIEMIWLKSEELIQEDDDEEEEEEQQQQHKQQQCGVEVEVGSGEIKQESDTCLQIESIYSLSSDRLNSDLSVVEKIKFETGEIKEEQQSFETDHSDTLMLIEDNSPDVVFENYESGSVSTGLCIPYFEERDGSSSHRSVDATPGNSMMEDSETIGNEVDLLIENARKNVIDAASDSELTMCQLCGESFSSTRQLNLRSRIHTSGKHACKFCNYKTTHKSSFIRHQRTHTGERPFSCDLCDFKAIQKTHLIKHLKSHTGERPFSCDLCDYKAIHKSNLIRHLKSHTGERPFSCDLCDYKATRKSDLIRHLKSHTGERPFSCDLCDYKAIHKSNLIRHLKSHTGERPFSCDLCDYKATQKSNLISHLKLHKGERPFSCDLCDYKATRKSTLIRHLMTHTGERPFSCNLCDYKTTRKSDLIRHSKSHTGEKCLLR; this is encoded by the exons ATGGATTTAGGA GGAGAAGAGTGTGGAAGCCACAGTGGATCCAGTCCAATCCAGATGCAGCCAGACTACTTGGATGGTCAAGGTCAAGACATCTCAAGGTCAATGCCTCATTCACAACATCAAGGACCAGACATGGACAACTGTGATTGGCCAATCCATGAACCAGATCAACATCAAGACACCATTGAAGATAAGCATCACATCCAACTCAATGTGGATAATCAAAGTGTATACTTGGCCCACAACTACACAAAACATCCTATTGAAATGATTTGGCTCAAATCAGAGGAACTAATccaagaagatgatgatgaagaagaagaagaagaacaacaacaacaacacaaACAACAACAATGTGGAGTAGAAGTTGAAGTGGGAAGTGGAGAAATAAAGCAAGAGAGTGACACCTGTCTGCAGATTGAAAGCATCTATTCTCTCTCCTCAGATAGACTGAATTCTGACCTCtctgttgttgaaaaaattaaatttgaaactgGGGAAATTAAGGAGGAACAACAATCTTTTGAAACAGACCATTCAGATACATTGATGCTAATTGAAGATAATTCTCCTGATGTAGTATTTGAGAATTATGAAAGTGGAAGTGTATCAACTGGACTGTGTATACCATACTTTGAGGAAAGAGATGGTTCAAGCTCCCATAGGTCTGTTGATGCAACTCCTGGAAACTCTATGATGGAAGATTCTGAAACAATTGGCAATGAGGTGGACTTACTAATCGAAAATGCAAGGAAGAATGTGATTGATGCAGCAAGTGATAGTGAATTAACAATGTGTCAGTTGTGTGGTGAATCATTCAGCAGCACTAGACAATTGAATCTTCGTAGTAGAATACACACATCTGGAAAACATGCTTGCAAATTCTGTAATTACAAAACAACACATAAGTCAAGTTTCATCCGGCATCAAAGGacacacacaggagaaagacccttcagctgtgatttgtGTGACTTCAAAGCAATACAGAAAACACATCTTATCAAACATTTAAAGTcacacacaggagaaagacccttcagctgtgatttgtGTGACTACAAAGCAATACACAAATCAAATCTTATTAGACATTTGAAGTcacacacaggagaaagacccttcagctgtgatttgtGTGACTACAAAGCAACACGGAAATCAGATCTCATCAGACATTTGAAGTcacacacaggagaaagacccttcagctgtgatttgtGTGACTACAAAGCAATACACAAATCTAATCTTATTAGACATTTGAAGTcacacacaggagaaagacccttcagctgtgatttgtGTGACTACAAAGCAACACAGAAATCAAATCTTATTAGTCATTTAAAGTTACATAAAG gagaaagacccttcagctgtgatcTGTGTGACTACAAAGCAACACGAAAATCAACTCTCATCCGTCATCTAATGacacacacaggagaaagacccttcagctgtaATTTGTGTGACTACAAAACAACACGTAAATCAGATCTTATCAGACATTCAAAGTCACACACTGGAGAAAAATGCCTCTTGCGGTAA
- the LOC111053020 gene encoding gastrula zinc finger protein XlCGF57.1-like isoform X1, producing the protein MDLGGEECGSHSGSSPIQMQPDYLDGQGQDISRSMPHSQHQGPDMDNCDWPIHEPDQHQDTIEDKHHIQLNVDNQSVYLAHNYTKHPIEMIWLKSEELIQEDDDEEEEEEQQQQHKQQQCGVEVEVGSGEIKQESDTCLQIESIYSLSSDRLNSDLSVVEKIKFETGEIKEEQQSFETDHSDTLMLIEDNSPDVVFENYESGSVSTGLCIPYFEERDGSSSHRSVDATPGNSMMEDSETIGNEVDLLIENARKNVIDAASDSELTMCQLCGESFSSTRQLNLRSRIHTSGKHACKFCNYKTTHKSSFIRHQRTHTGERPFSCDLCDFKAIQKTHLIKHLKSHTGERPFSCDLCDYKAIHKSNLIRHLKSHTGERPFSCDLCDYKATRKSDLIRHLKSHTGERPFSCDLCDYKAIHKSNLIRHLKSHTGERPFSCDLCDYKATQKSNLISHLKLHKGERPFSCDLCDYKAIHKSNLIRHLKSHTGERPFSCDLCDYKAIHKSNLIRHLKSHTGERHFSCDLCDYKAIHKSNLIRHLKSHTGERHFSCEYCDYKATGKSSLITHLRTHTGERPFSCDLCDYKATRKSTLIRHLMTHTGERPFSCNLCDYKTTRKSDLIRHSKSHTGEKCLLR; encoded by the exons ATGGATTTAGGA GGAGAAGAGTGTGGAAGCCACAGTGGATCCAGTCCAATCCAGATGCAGCCAGACTACTTGGATGGTCAAGGTCAAGACATCTCAAGGTCAATGCCTCATTCACAACATCAAGGACCAGACATGGACAACTGTGATTGGCCAATCCATGAACCAGATCAACATCAAGACACCATTGAAGATAAGCATCACATCCAACTCAATGTGGATAATCAAAGTGTATACTTGGCCCACAACTACACAAAACATCCTATTGAAATGATTTGGCTCAAATCAGAGGAACTAATccaagaagatgatgatgaagaagaagaagaagaacaacaacaacaacacaaACAACAACAATGTGGAGTAGAAGTTGAAGTGGGAAGTGGAGAAATAAAGCAAGAGAGTGACACCTGTCTGCAGATTGAAAGCATCTATTCTCTCTCCTCAGATAGACTGAATTCTGACCTCtctgttgttgaaaaaattaaatttgaaactgGGGAAATTAAGGAGGAACAACAATCTTTTGAAACAGACCATTCAGATACATTGATGCTAATTGAAGATAATTCTCCTGATGTAGTATTTGAGAATTATGAAAGTGGAAGTGTATCAACTGGACTGTGTATACCATACTTTGAGGAAAGAGATGGTTCAAGCTCCCATAGGTCTGTTGATGCAACTCCTGGAAACTCTATGATGGAAGATTCTGAAACAATTGGCAATGAGGTGGACTTACTAATCGAAAATGCAAGGAAGAATGTGATTGATGCAGCAAGTGATAGTGAATTAACAATGTGTCAGTTGTGTGGTGAATCATTCAGCAGCACTAGACAATTGAATCTTCGTAGTAGAATACACACATCTGGAAAACATGCTTGCAAATTCTGTAATTACAAAACAACACATAAGTCAAGTTTCATCCGGCATCAAAGGacacacacaggagaaagacccttcagctgtgatttgtGTGACTTCAAAGCAATACAGAAAACACATCTTATCAAACATTTAAAGTcacacacaggagaaagacccttcagctgtgatttgtGTGACTACAAAGCAATACACAAATCAAATCTTATTAGACATTTGAAGTcacacacaggagaaagacccttcagctgtgatttgtGTGACTACAAAGCAACACGGAAATCAGATCTCATCAGACATTTGAAGTcacacacaggagaaagacccttcagctgtgatttgtGTGACTACAAAGCAATACACAAATCTAATCTTATTAGACATTTGAAGTcacacacaggagaaagacccttcagctgtgatttgtGTGACTACAAAGCAACACAGAAATCAAATCTTATTAGTCATTTAAAGTTACATAAAGgagaaagacccttcagctgtgatttgtGTGACTACAAAGCAATACACAAATCAAATCTTATTAGACATTTAAAGTcacacacaggagaaagacccttcagctgtgatttgtGTGACTACAAAGCAATACACAAATCTAATCTTATTAGACATTTGAAGTcacacacaggagaaagacACTTCAGCTGTGATTTGTGTGACTACAAAGCAATACACAAATCTAATCTTATTAGACATTTGAAGTcacacacaggagaaagacACTTCAGCTGTGAATATTGTGACTACAAAGCAACAGGGAAATCAAGTCTCATCACTCATCTAAGGacacacacaggagaaagacccttcagctgtgatcTGTGTGACTACAAAGCAACACGAAAATCAACTCTCATCCGTCATCTAATGacacacacaggagaaagacccttcagctgtaATTTGTGTGACTACAAAACAACACGTAAATCAGATCTTATCAGACATTCAAAGTCACACACTGGAGAAAAATGCCTCTTGCGGTAA